One Thermogemmata fonticola DNA window includes the following coding sequences:
- a CDS encoding patatin-like phospholipase family protein, whose product MAAKPRHQPKGVMSYGTAAQLVVIGVGAALVGCWRTEIHPPPLAIIEQPWLNVGPTSPSRDGDVETVVGLSQVLAGEAPKRAAGRPLNILVLSGGGKYGAFTAGVLVGWTASGQRPVFDVATGISSGAIVATLAFLGPKYDDKLRNGFTTLRRSDLFVWRPIRGLIRGTGLMSAAPLEELLAREITPELMSELQQAYHDGRRLYIGTGNILTNRFTVWDLTAIASSGRPDAPVLVRKILLASSAVPGVVAPVEFDVEVNGVRYRELHADAGNMAQAFVRTTGPIPAGSTIWVLSAGKVYRDPLKDRPRVFGLLGGGVSNALYALFRSDLIKLYALCAVTGSQFRLIALPQDFPAETSSFAFDPEELQRMFWLGYQMAASGQDWRSVPPDTLPGEASPPRTGFQFVTPRP is encoded by the coding sequence ATGGCAGCTAAGCCAAGGCACCAGCCCAAAGGGGTGATGTCGTATGGGACCGCCGCCCAACTCGTGGTTATCGGGGTGGGCGCAGCCCTGGTGGGTTGCTGGCGAACCGAAATTCATCCTCCCCCGCTCGCCATTATTGAGCAACCATGGCTCAATGTGGGTCCCACTTCACCAAGCCGGGACGGTGACGTGGAGACGGTCGTTGGATTGTCGCAGGTGCTCGCCGGCGAAGCCCCGAAGCGCGCTGCTGGCCGGCCCTTGAATATCCTGGTCCTTTCGGGGGGCGGCAAATACGGAGCCTTCACTGCGGGTGTTCTGGTAGGCTGGACTGCATCCGGTCAGCGACCGGTCTTTGATGTGGCCACCGGCATCAGTAGCGGAGCGATCGTAGCCACTCTCGCTTTTCTCGGCCCAAAATATGATGATAAACTTCGCAACGGCTTTACCACCTTGCGCCGCTCGGACTTGTTCGTCTGGCGCCCCATTCGCGGTCTGATCCGCGGTACCGGCTTGATGTCCGCCGCCCCGCTGGAAGAGCTGTTGGCCCGCGAAATCACCCCCGAATTGATGAGCGAACTGCAACAGGCATACCACGACGGGCGCCGGCTCTACATTGGCACGGGCAACATCCTGACCAACCGCTTCACGGTGTGGGACCTAACAGCCATAGCGTCCAGCGGCCGACCAGACGCGCCCGTGCTCGTGCGAAAAATCCTACTGGCTTCCAGCGCAGTACCTGGCGTGGTCGCGCCTGTTGAATTCGATGTGGAAGTCAACGGAGTGCGCTACCGGGAGCTACACGCCGATGCGGGAAACATGGCCCAGGCATTTGTACGCACGACCGGCCCGATCCCGGCAGGTTCCACCATCTGGGTCCTCTCTGCTGGCAAGGTGTACCGCGATCCCCTCAAGGACCGACCCCGTGTGTTCGGCCTACTCGGCGGAGGCGTTTCCAATGCCCTTTATGCCCTGTTCCGTTCCGACCTGATCAAGCTCTACGCCCTCTGTGCTGTCACAGGGTCGCAATTCCGCCTCATTGCATTGCCCCAGGATTTTCCTGCCGAAACTAGCAGCTTTGCCTTCGACCCCGAAGAGTTGCAGCGGATGTTCTGGCTAGGGTATCAGATGGCCGCCTCGGGACAGGATTGGCGCAGTGTGCCGCCGGATACCCTTCCCGGCGAAGCCTCTCCTCCGCGGACTGGCTTTCAATTTGTCACCCCGCGTCCCTGA
- a CDS encoding BON domain-containing protein: MNRPSLQQHNSNSVHWVPLRRLQAGGLMVLSLALMSGAEPAASSSPRFSDVVLARSALAALDQVPELRGINLVVSVVDGIAVIGGPVPSPVHAQRAEQAVRAVPGIRDVRNTCFVSQGPDPLLRAVTDKSWTEQQPRSWEVPGVWERQPPVSPFPLHSVARGPDTKKTVIARRPAEALPGGQEVLGAPVPPQSPSALPARDVPLVAPGTLTATGRDDPLTIARQLLHSEPRFAQLHIEFREQTLWISGSVRRPDDAWELAARLRQIPGVHRVVVGKLQLTR, translated from the coding sequence ATGAACCGGCCATCCCTGCAGCAGCACAATTCCAACTCCGTTCATTGGGTACCTCTTCGCCGCCTCCAAGCGGGCGGATTGATGGTACTGTCTCTGGCCTTAATGTCCGGGGCTGAACCTGCTGCTAGCTCCTCTCCCCGTTTCAGCGATGTGGTGCTGGCCCGTTCTGCTCTGGCTGCACTGGATCAGGTCCCGGAACTCCGCGGTATCAATCTTGTGGTAAGTGTAGTAGACGGGATAGCGGTGATAGGCGGGCCGGTCCCGTCGCCGGTCCATGCTCAGCGAGCGGAGCAAGCCGTTCGCGCCGTGCCAGGCATCCGTGATGTCCGCAACACGTGCTTCGTCTCTCAAGGTCCTGATCCTCTACTGCGTGCCGTGACAGACAAAAGCTGGACGGAGCAACAGCCACGTTCCTGGGAGGTGCCCGGCGTGTGGGAGCGGCAGCCGCCGGTTTCGCCTTTCCCGCTGCATAGCGTGGCTCGCGGACCGGACACAAAAAAGACGGTGATAGCCCGTCGCCCAGCCGAAGCCCTACCGGGTGGCCAGGAAGTGCTCGGCGCACCCGTGCCGCCTCAGTCCCCTTCCGCCCTTCCAGCACGGGATGTGCCGTTGGTGGCGCCCGGCACCCTCACGGCCACAGGCCGAGATGACCCGCTGACAATAGCTCGACAACTCCTGCACTCGGAGCCACGGTTCGCTCAGTTGCACATCGAGTTTCGAGAGCAGACCCTCTGGATCAGCGGAAGCGTCCGCCGGCCCGACGATGCCTGGGAACTCGCGGCCCGATTACGGCAAATCCCTGGCGTGCATCGTGTCGTCGTGGGAAAGCTCCAGCTCACTCGATGA
- a CDS encoding peptidylprolyl isomerase: protein MPASLSWPQTAVRLHELLQRATPRIKIVALIGSHTVVTDQEVREAVYQRLAEYRHLPGPLRAAKQQELYAAELRRIIERELLLADMQARLKKAGKLSAMEEIRDYAEKTADRALHQIRKAYGTESDEEFLNILRAQGLTLQIVRRQLIRQIMADEYARTLLKDRVRTPGFAEIRAYYEAHPDEFRTEDQVQWQHIFFSFARYPSEAAARQHAEQVRQLALQGVDFATLVQQHDQGLAAGNGGWGIGHRRGQIQPADLENVVWSLRPGEISEVITTSSGCHLLKVVERKYAGIRPFDGKLQDEIREKLLRHNRESEYSRLIAELWRTGGVQVVASPP from the coding sequence ATGCCGGCAAGCCTAAGCTGGCCTCAGACCGCAGTTCGCCTCCATGAATTGTTGCAACGGGCGACACCGCGCATCAAAATCGTCGCCCTGATCGGTTCCCATACAGTCGTGACTGACCAAGAGGTACGGGAGGCTGTGTATCAACGGCTGGCCGAGTATCGCCACTTACCCGGACCTTTACGTGCGGCGAAGCAACAGGAATTATATGCAGCCGAATTGCGGCGGATCATCGAACGGGAATTGCTCTTAGCCGATATGCAGGCCCGGTTGAAAAAAGCTGGCAAACTCTCGGCCATGGAGGAAATCCGGGACTATGCAGAGAAAACCGCGGATCGTGCCCTCCATCAGATCCGCAAAGCCTACGGCACGGAAAGCGACGAGGAGTTTCTGAACATCTTGCGGGCGCAGGGATTGACCTTACAAATTGTCCGGCGGCAATTGATCCGACAGATTATGGCGGACGAATATGCTCGGACCTTGCTCAAAGACCGCGTGCGCACTCCCGGCTTTGCTGAGATTCGAGCTTATTATGAAGCCCATCCCGACGAATTCCGGACCGAAGATCAGGTCCAGTGGCAGCACATCTTTTTCAGTTTTGCCCGCTATCCCAGTGAAGCAGCGGCCCGCCAGCATGCCGAGCAGGTGCGGCAACTGGCTCTCCAAGGTGTGGATTTTGCCACGCTTGTGCAGCAGCACGACCAGGGGCTAGCCGCTGGCAATGGCGGTTGGGGGATCGGGCATCGTCGCGGCCAAATCCAGCCCGCCGATCTGGAAAACGTGGTCTGGTCCTTGCGGCCCGGCGAGATTAGCGAAGTGATCACCACCTCATCCGGCTGCCACCTCTTGAAAGTCGTCGAGCGAAAATACGCCGGTATTCGCCCCTTCGACGGTAAACTACAGGATGAGATTCGGGAGAAACTACTGCGGCACAATCGCGAGAGCGAATATTCCCGGTTGATTGCAGAATTGTGGCGGACTGGCGGCGTGCAAGTAGTCGCATCCCCACCTTGA